The genomic DNA ATTGGATCGACAGATGCGCAGACCACTTCTTGTGCTCGCGACGGTAGCCGGCCTCGGTCTCGCCGCCGCGACAGCGTCGCCGGCCTCGGCCGTGGACTCCTCCGTCACCTTCACGATCACCGCCGGCGAACTGGCGATCAGCGCGCCGGCATCGGTGAACCTCGGCTCGGTGGCGACCGGCGCCGCCAGCGTCTCGGGGCCGATCGGTCCCGTCACGGTGACCGACGAGCGCGGCACCCTGGACGGCGCCTGGACCGCCACGGTGATCGGCACCGACTTCACCACCGGCGGCGCCACACCTTCCGAGACCATCGGCAACATCAACCTCACCTATGCGCCCGGAGACGCCACCAGCACGACCGGCACGGGCACCTTCGCACCCGGCGCCGGCGGCATCATCAACGTGCCGCGCACCGCGTTCACCGGCACCGCGCTCACGGGCAACAACTCCGCCACCTGGAACCCGACCGTCACCCTGACGCTTCCGGCCACGGCCGTCGCGGGCACCTACACCGGCACCGTCACCCATTCGGTCGCGTAGCGGACTCGCCGACGTTCGTGCGCCCTTCCATCATCGTCGCGTTCCTGCTGGTGGCCGGGGTTCTGGCCCCGGCCACCAGCATGCTCGAAAGGTCCGCGCTGGCAGCCTCCCTCGACGAGGGCATCGGGATCCGCCTCACCGAGGCGCCCGTCGAAGCACGGGCCGACTCGCGGGCCTGGCGCTACATCATCGACCACCTGGCGCCCGGTTCCGTCATCCGGCGGCGCGTGGAGGTGTCCAACACGACCGGCTCGCCCAGGCGTCTGTCGCTCTATGCGGCCGCCGCCGAGGTTCGCGACCGGAGATTCCGGTTCGCCCCCGGCCGCACCCCCAATGAGCTCTCCACCTGGACCACCGCGAACCGGCGCGAGGTGAGCCTGGCCCCGCACGCCCGTTCGACGGCCACGATCACCATCAGGGTGCCGGACGACGCCGCACCAGGAGAGCGCTACGCGGTGATCTGGGCCGAGGCGACCGACCCGGCGCCGCCAGGTGGCGGCGTCGCCCTGGTCCATCGCGTCGGAATCCGCGTCTACCTGTCGGTCGGCCGCGGCAACCCCCCGGGTCCGGCGTTCACCATCGACTCGCTGGCGGCCCAGCGCACGCCCGCCGGTCAGCAGGCCGTGCTCGCCCAGGTGCACAACACCGGGGGCCGGGCCCTGGACCTCAGCGGTGACCTGAGGCTGTCGAACGGACCGGGCAGCCTGAGGGCGGGCCCGTTCAAGGTACAGACGGGCACGACACTCGCTCCCGGCGACGTGGGATCCGTCACCGCCGTCCTGGACACACGGCTTCCGGACGGTCCGTGGCTCGCCCGGATCCAACTCGCGAGCGGCCTGACGAAGGGCGCCGCCGAAGCGACCATCACCTTCCCCGCCGCCGCGGGGACCGCGCAAGCGGTCAAGGCCGAGATGGACACGGGGGCGAGCGACGTCATCGTGATCATCACCGGCATCGTCATGGCCGTCCTCGTGACCGGCGCCCTCCTGCTCCGGCGAGCAGGTCGCCGCCGACGCGAGCGCGTCGCCTCGTGAGAACTCAGCCGGACGGCTACGGCTGGGACGACTCGCCGAGGGCGATCGTCTCGGCCACCTCCGCGTGCCGTTCGGTCTCCTCCTCCGCGAAGCGGGCCGCGTCCAGCTTCTCGGCGATCTCCTCGTCCTGCCGCATCAGCGTCTCCAGGGACTGGCCGGCCATCTCCAGCACGCCCATGTCCGCGTACGCCTGCTGCAGGCGGGGGCTCCAGAGCCCGATGTCCTTCACGCACGGCACGATGCGACTGAACAGCAGCGACCGGAACAGCCGCAGGTACTCCGAGTGCTCGGTGGCCTCCATGGCCTCGTGGATCTCGGCCTTGGACAGGCCCATGTTCTCCCACGTCTCCCGGCCGCGCAGCCGGTCGCGCATGAGGTAGCAGCCCTCGATGACGAAGTCCTCGCGCTCGCGCAGCTCGCTGTCCGACAGGTCGCGGTAGTAGTCGCGCAGCGCCATCCGCCCGAAGGCGACGTGGCGGGCCTCGTCCTGCATGACGTAGGCGAGGATCTGCTTGGGCAGCGGCTTGGTGGTGATGTCGCGCATCACGCCGAACGCCGCCAGCGCCAGCCCCTCGATGAGCACCTGCATGCCGAGGTAGGGCATGTCCCAGCGCGAGTCGGTCAGCGTGCTCTCCAGCAACGCCTTCAGGTGCTCGTTGATCGGGTAGGCGAGGCCCACCTTCTCCTGCAGGAAGCGGGCGTAGGTCTCGGCGTGGCGGGCCTCGTCCATGGTCTGGGTGGCGGCGTAGAACTTGGAGTCCAGGTCGGGGACCGTCTCCACGATCTTGGCCGAGCAGATCATGGCCCCCTGTTCCCCGTGCAGGAACTGCGAGAACTGCCAGGCGGCGCCGTGCCGGCGCACCTCCCGGCGCTGCCGGTCGTCCATCCGCTCCCACAGCGGGGTGCCGTGGATGGCGATGGTCTGGTCGGGGATGCCGAGCACGTTGTACGGGTCGACCTCGAGGTCCCAGTCGATGCGCTTGGCCGAGTCCCACTGCTTGTCCTTGCCCTTCTGGTACAGGGCGAGCATGCGGTCCCGGCCGTCGTCGTACTCCCAGGTGAACCTGCTCGAACCGGCCATCTCCACGTTCCAGGTGGAGAGCTCGGTGGGGATGGTGTAGAGATCGTGCGTCGACATCGGACCTCCGCAGGGGGGACGTACACCGTACGTACACCTTCGAGGCTGGCACGTACGGTGTACGTGCGTCAATAGAATGAGCTATGACCACGGAGCCCCTGTCCAGGGCGCGCATCGTCGCGGCGGCGATCGACCTGATCGAGCGTGAGGGCGCCGACGCGGTGTCCATGCGGCGCATCGCGGCGGAGCTGGGCGTCGGAGTGATGTCCCTCTACAACCACGTGCCCAACAAGGACGCGCTGCTGAGCGGGGTCGCCGAGGCCGTGATGAGCGGGATCGAGTTCACCGACGACCCGGACGCGCACTGGAGCGACCGGGTGCGGATGCAGGCGCGCGCCTTCCGGCAGATCGCGCACCACTACCCCCGCTCGACCATGCTCGTGGTCAGCCGCACGCTCCACTCCAGCGCCGGGCTGCTGCCTGTCGAGCGGGCGCTGGCCACGCTGCGCAGCGCCGGGTTCGACGGCGTCGACGCGGTGCGGATGCTGCGGATGTTCATCGCCTTCATCGTGGGCTCGCTGCTGCGCGAGGTCGGGGTGACGCCCACGTTCGCGCCGCCCCAGCAGCGCGCGGTCGACGCCGAGCAGGTGGACGAGACGTTGTTCCCGCACGTGAGCGAGCTGGCTCCGCTGCTCGGTCACTGCGACCACGAGGCGGAGTTCGAGTTCGGGGTGGAGTTGCTGATCTCGGCCATCGCCGTGCATCCGGCGCGCGAGGAGGGCCCCCGGTAGCCACCGGGCGCCCTCCTGCCTGGTCCGGGCAGCCGTTCCTTCCCCTGAACGGCTGCGTCAGTACCAGTTGTGCGCCTGGAAGTGGCCCCAGGCGTCGCACGGCCGGCCGTACCTGCCCTTGATGTAGGTCAGGCCCCAGCGGATCTGCGTCTCCGGGTTGGAGCGCCAGTCATGGCCCGCCCCTTGCATCTTTCCCCCCGGGAGCGCCTGCGGGATGCCGTAGGCGCCGGAGGAGCTGTTGTAGGCGCGGTGGTTCCAGCCGCTCTCCCTGGTCCACAGACTGTCCAAACACTGGAACTGCCGGTAGGACCACGATCGCCGGACGACGTGGTCCAGGGCGATGTCCTTGTTGCGGCTCTGGGGATCGGCGGTCCTGAGCCGCTTGACGACCCGCGGCCTGGTGGCCGTCCGCCAGGTGCGGACCCTGATGACCGGCGCCTCCCAGACGTTCTCGTGAACGACCGTCTGGTCGCCCTCGGCGCGGGTCTCGGCGCGGGCCTCGGTGTGGGCTTGGGCGCGGGCCTCGGTGTGGGCTTGGGCGCGGGCCTCTGTGCGGGCCTCGGCGTGGGCCTCTGTGCGGGATTCCATCGTGGTGGCGCCGAGCGCGGTGGCCGCCGCCATCGTGGCGAGTGTGCTGCGCAGCACGCGTTTGCTGTCCAAAGCCGTCCTCACTGTCGGGTCGCGTGCGGACGTGCGCCGACGGTGTTGGCCGCCGACGCCCTGCCGGTCCGCGTCCGTGGCTCGGACGAGGAGGGTCCGCGCGGCCCGCTTCGGGATCTGAGCGACCGCCCGATCGAACTGGGCGGCCCGAAGGGGCCCGCGACGTGTCCTCTAGCGGGTTTCTATTACGGACAGTGACGGCACGTCACACACTGTGACACGCGGCGGACAGATGTTTACCGGACGGTTCTCGATCGATGGCCGTCTCGCTGGGCCGCCATGGCGCGGCCCGGCGGCGCGATGGCCCGGTCTTGGCCGGACACGGGCGCGGGCATGGCATGGACGGTCCGAGGCGGCCCGGGGCGGCGTTGACCGGCGGGGGATCAGTACCAGTGGCGCGACCGGAAATGCGCCCAGGCGCCGCACGGCGTGCGGTAGCGCTGCTTGATGTAGCCGAGGCCCCAGGCGATCTGGGTGCGGGGGTTGGTGCGCCAGTCGCGGCCCTTGGTGGCCATCTTGCTGCCGGGCAGCGCCTGCGGGATGCCGTAGGCGCCGGAGGAGCCGTTGGCGGCCCGATGGTTCCAGCCGCTCTCCCTGTGCCAGAGCTTGACCAGGCACCTGTACTGGGACCTGGTCCAGCCGCGCTTGGCCACCATGGCCTTGGCGAGGGCCTTGTTGGCGGTGACCTTGGTGGCGGTCTTGGTGGTGGCCTTGGTGCTGGTGGCCTTGTTCCGGACGCTGGTCGCCTGGGAGCTCTGCGCCTGCGCGGCGGTCGCCCCGCCTGCCGTCACGAGG from Nonomuraea muscovyensis includes the following:
- a CDS encoding aggregation-promoting factor C-terminal-like domain-containing protein; the protein is MPMLRRTGVLLLSATLVTAGGATAAQAQSSQATSVRNKATSTKATTKTATKVTANKALAKAMVAKRGWTRSQYRCLVKLWHRESGWNHRAANGSSGAYGIPQALPGSKMATKGRDWRTNPRTQIAWGLGYIKQRYRTPCGAWAHFRSRHWY
- a CDS encoding peptidase — translated: MRPSIIVAFLLVAGVLAPATSMLERSALAASLDEGIGIRLTEAPVEARADSRAWRYIIDHLAPGSVIRRRVEVSNTTGSPRRLSLYAAAAEVRDRRFRFAPGRTPNELSTWTTANRREVSLAPHARSTATITIRVPDDAAPGERYAVIWAEATDPAPPGGGVALVHRVGIRVYLSVGRGNPPGPAFTIDSLAAQRTPAGQQAVLAQVHNTGGRALDLSGDLRLSNGPGSLRAGPFKVQTGTTLAPGDVGSVTAVLDTRLPDGPWLARIQLASGLTKGAAEATITFPAAAGTAQAVKAEMDTGASDVIVIITGIVMAVLVTGALLLRRAGRRRRERVAS
- a CDS encoding TetR/AcrR family transcriptional regulator, translating into MTTEPLSRARIVAAAIDLIEREGADAVSMRRIAAELGVGVMSLYNHVPNKDALLSGVAEAVMSGIEFTDDPDAHWSDRVRMQARAFRQIAHHYPRSTMLVVSRTLHSSAGLLPVERALATLRSAGFDGVDAVRMLRMFIAFIVGSLLREVGVTPTFAPPQQRAVDAEQVDETLFPHVSELAPLLGHCDHEAEFEFGVELLISAIAVHPAREEGPR
- a CDS encoding aggregation-promoting factor C-terminal-like domain-containing protein: MDSKRVLRSTLATMAAATALGATTMESRTEAHAEARTEARAQAHTEARAQAHTEARAETRAEGDQTVVHENVWEAPVIRVRTWRTATRPRVVKRLRTADPQSRNKDIALDHVVRRSWSYRQFQCLDSLWTRESGWNHRAYNSSSGAYGIPQALPGGKMQGAGHDWRSNPETQIRWGLTYIKGRYGRPCDAWGHFQAHNWY
- a CDS encoding ferritin-like domain-containing protein, with translation MSTHDLYTIPTELSTWNVEMAGSSRFTWEYDDGRDRMLALYQKGKDKQWDSAKRIDWDLEVDPYNVLGIPDQTIAIHGTPLWERMDDRQRREVRRHGAAWQFSQFLHGEQGAMICSAKIVETVPDLDSKFYAATQTMDEARHAETYARFLQEKVGLAYPINEHLKALLESTLTDSRWDMPYLGMQVLIEGLALAAFGVMRDITTKPLPKQILAYVMQDEARHVAFGRMALRDYYRDLSDSELREREDFVIEGCYLMRDRLRGRETWENMGLSKAEIHEAMEATEHSEYLRLFRSLLFSRIVPCVKDIGLWSPRLQQAYADMGVLEMAGQSLETLMRQDEEIAEKLDAARFAEEETERHAEVAETIALGESSQP